A segment of the Nilaparvata lugens isolate BPH chromosome X, ASM1435652v1, whole genome shotgun sequence genome:
AGTtatctaatttattttcttaaattttattattctagttcCTAGATAACTTTACCTCCCTTACCACCCTCCATCCTTTACATCCTCTTCTTACTTCCCAACTTCCCTTTGCatagaaacaattttttttctccctcttatcaaatttgataattttattttttgtaatctagtctactattctatgatttattatgtatacttatacagagtgattcttaattatggtaaaataatttaatacgtgatagaagaggtaaaaataagaaaaaaagtttttatgaacatatatccataaacgcttcattagcgagctatacagggtgaaagattttgcccggaattcagttcctctggtgaaatacaccgatgctgaattgtttggcgactagttcttggaaaacttatgctggatttttatggaaaaatatctgaaaaattgaataaaactagtctggatgCTGTAGTgagagtagtttttgagaaagaagttgaaatatgcaaaaaatctaagttgaaaaacacagacttctacgtttgatgcctaataactttctttaatgatcagtgaacaaataatttttcgcaataaaattTGTAGAGAATTTCATTCTGAGATgaatcatgtaagctgtgttaaccaaatttaaataaaagttgaataaaatgtattattatgtagtatgttacaccacaaaaatttgctgttttcaagtcgccaaacaattcagcatcggtgtatttcaccagaggaactgaattccgggcgaaatctttcactctgtatagctcgctaatgaagcgtttatggatatatgtttataagaactttttttcttatttttacctctactatcacgtattaaattattttaccataattaagaatcaccctgtataagcACCTACtgaaaaaccttcgggtttaGTGGGACCTCCAATGTAGGcctaaatattttgttcaataaaactttattaattgattgatatttATTGCTAAAATAGTAAGCAAAATGTTATACAGCATTCTCTGTAGGATAGTGATTGTGTACGTTATTCACCTACATAATGTATCTATTCTTGATTAATTCCTTATCGTACAGTATATTTTATagtgttatatatatatatatatatatatatatatatatatattatatatatatatatatatatatatatataatatatatatatatatgcatatgcattcATAGGCCAAAATTATAACTATCTGGATTGCCCTGAAAAGGACTTTGGCCTATGTAGCCGGGAGACATTACTGGAATGTGTCCGGCTAGCAAAAAAATGAGcttcaaattgatttcaaaatccACTCAATATCTATAGTGTTATATAAGCTCCAGAATCGAATATGAGGCTGTATCTATCAACAAGTGATCCATATTGTCACTGATCGTTAAGTCTGAGAAAGATGTatttctatcaaataatttgttaataTGGGTGGCGCAGTGATGTGAATAGTAATTGCGATGAAGCACCAGCATTGTTATTATCAGCAAGCGCCGCCGTCTCTGTTTAATAGACCACTGGTAGACCACGAACGGGAGTTCTCCGTCACGCCTGCCttctaatcatttcaatgtCACGTGCAATTTTGCCCACAATTTGCTTCACTGTCGTTTGCGGTGGGTGGAAAGATGTGCGGACCACCCTCGGCATGAGTTTACAAGGGGTGACACACCCCACCACGCTACAACACCCTAGGCGGTCGATCGGTATAGATTTTAGCAAAGCCTTTGACAAAAGTACTAGGGTCCCGGTTGACAAATAAACACTCCAAACAGGCTCAGTGTCTTCAAGCCGAGTACAATAGTACAATACTCATCTCTAACAAAGGCCCGCTAACAAGGAAAGTGCGTGGACAGCTTCTATATAAGAATTTAATGAGGGGTTCTTCCAGGCTCATACCCGGTccttttgtttttcatgtacTGCAAACTATTTTTTAATACGGCCTCGTTGCAATCTTACTCATTGTTTTTTCATCCCCATCTTTGGAAAACGCAGCATATTGAAGGGGATAGAACTTGTTGTCTTGGAACAAGATCATCTCTCTCAACTGAAGTGCATGATTTCAATGAGATGCACAGCACAGGTTGTTAGATATGATCGATTACTTATTTAGTGCTGTTTGTTGAGCTCAGTAGAAGGTCATTAAGACTCGTCCAGACGGTGTAACTTaaagcaagagagagagagagagagagagagagagagagagagagagagagagagagagagagagagagagatttatatattgtatagtCATACTCTAATCTAAAAACTTTGCCACACTCGTGTTGACATCTGAATCATCCAACATGAGTGTAGGCTCGTGTCAAACTACTCCATCTACACAagtattattgaatgtaataaagTATACTgcctatttataataaaataacgtATTATTACTATGATTATTTATCAATACGATCGAAAATCATTATCATATGAAAGTTCAATCATTCGGGTTTATATTATACGTGTAGGCTCGTGTCAAGCTACTCTATctatgtattatcatagagcaacaatagcgtaagtagatatcccattttatagggcatttatgtcgcaacttttactgttatctcaagccgatagttcatgtaattctttgcCGTCAAGTTGTGTGACACTCtgagtctctcatattgtgctgttcatatactctcaccccaacaaatcagtaaaattcgacaataatcaatagtaatcggcttgagataacagtaaacgttgtgacataaacgccctataccatgggatatctacttacgctattgtttctctatggtattattgaGTGTAGCAAAATATGCTTcctatttgtaaaaaaataacgTATTGTtactatgaatatttatcaaCATGATACAAAACTCATTATCATATGAAAGCCCTATCATTCGGTCTTATAATTATCATTCGTTGTCTTCAGGTTTGATTTCTTTGGATTAGATGGGAATTGGAGTTATAAGCTGATGAAACGTACCTTCTTCATAGACTAATAATGTAATGGTACCTTACATACTGCctatattacattacattacattattattgggATGATACACTCTTCTCTATGGTTTCTTCCTGttctgttttttgttttttcttgatatttattgaaaagaagTAGCAGAAGAAAGAACTGCATGACTGTAAAGTGCATCATATTCTATAATTAAATTGGGATTCatataattgagaaattgaaattacaTCATTGTTAGCTGTTTGAATTGGTAGTTTTTGTAGCTGACTTGGAATTATTAGGTAGTCGAAAAGCTGAATCGATTTAATTATTCTAGTCATTTATAGCAGTGGATGTGCGTTATAGgagcaatttttttaaattaaaaatcaaatggtcaataaaaattgaatgattgatttattaaaataaattctattgattCAGCTTGTAAACGATATATTAAGCTACAAAAGCTACCAAGTCAAACAACTAAAAGATTTAATTACTATTTTTCTAATTAGATCAGGTAGTAAAGGATTGTAAcagagatgaataaataaatgatacgcACCATGTACTCATATCATTTTAATGCTAGATATACATATTCTTGAGGAATATTTGTTAACAGAATCACAACTTTAAGATTTCTTTTACATGCCCAGTTTTACcttagttttttattattttttactccTATTGTAGAAGAGAAAAGACTGATCTACTTTGAGTTCTGTGGTTTTGGATGGGAACAGTGATATATTTACTAAACAAGTAAATAAGAACAAACTGAATTTATAGCAGTTGCTCTTCATAAAATTTACTTCTTTGATGCTGATTGAATAGGATTGAATTTCTCAATCATCtggtattgatttttttatacatGCCCAGTACTGTGTTaccttatttttgttttatttgttacttCTATTgaagagaaattgattgattacttaGATTTATGTGGTCTTCGATGGAAACAGTAAATTATTCACTAAGCAAGTCAAGAACAATAAGAATTTAGAGCAGTTCTGCTCTTCATGTAATTGACACTTCTAATGCTGATTGAATATGgaggaattttttatttatatagtattagTGTATTTCTTTTTGGACGGTAATGTTTGTATTTCTTACGGTATTTTCTCCATCCTCCAAACAAAGCCGAAGATGCACCACTGACTCCACCATACCCGGCACCTACAAAACCTCCAGTCATAGCACCCATCAGACCCACCCATGTTCCTATAATACCGTTCTTTCTGAGTGTCTTATAACTTGCCACATTTCTTAGACCATTGTACAAACCAGATCGATACATACCATCGCTATTATAGTTCATCCCTAAACTGTTCAAACCACCATAGAACCCTGAAGCACCACTCAGCATACAACTCAAAGTAGCTGCTGTCAGAATACTGGCTGCTGCTCCTGCAAGGATTAAACTAGCTGAAGAGCCACCTGTCAACACGATGGTCATCAAGTTTTTAGGAGTTAGCAGACTTCGCACACCTCCCATGTACCCTGTGTACCCAGCCTTTATAGTCCCAAAAATAGTTCTGTCTAATAGATATTTTATCACTTTCAAAGGAAACCTCAACATAAATTTTGCCACTTTCAAAGGCAACTTCAACATCATAAATTTTGCCACTTTCAAAGGAATCCCCAACAACATAAATTTTGCCACTTTCAAAGGCAACTTCAACATCATAAATTTTGCCACTTTCAAAGGAAACATCAACAACCCTCGTGTTGTTCTAGATAGTTCATTATCGTCCAAAGATTGTTCAAATTCAACATTGTCCCAAAAATTGGGCTCCAGCATTTTTGTATTTGATGAACGTTTCATCATCATTCCATATCGCATGCCATTCATCATTGCATTCAAATATGAATTGTAATAAGATCCCATATTGTATGGCCCCATATAATATTGGTATGGATTCATCCCATAATAAGATTGAGAACTACTCATGTGGTTTCTGTGCATCATCATTTGATACAGGTTCATCAAGAATGGTAATCTACTGTATAAACCCAAATGACTTAGTGGATATCCCAACATACCAAATGTTCCACTCATTGCACCCAAGTGGCTCATATGTCTCCTATATATCCACATTCTATagtaattaatcatatttctcatGGTCAAGAAACTAGCCATTGATCCATAGGGTGAGAATGGACTTATTGGATATCCCAACATACTCATAGCATGACTGATAATACCATTATGAGCCATATTATGATAGTTCATTCCATTTCCCAAAAATGGTAATCCACTGTATAATCCTAAATGACTTATTGGATATCCCAACATACTCATAGCATGACTGATAATACCATTATGAACCATATTATGATAGTTCATTCCATTTCCCAAAAATGGTAATCCACTGTATAATCCTAAATGACTTATTGGATATCCCAACATACTCATAGCATGACTGATAATACCATTATGAACCATATTATGATAGTTCATTCCATTTCCCAAAAATGGTAATCCACTGTATAATCCTAAATGACTTATTGGATATCCCAACATACTCATAGCATGACTGATAAAACCATTATGAACCATATTATGATAGTTCATTCCATTTCCCAAAAATGGTAATCCACTGTATAATCCCAAATGACTTAGTGGATATCCCAACATACCAACTGTTCCACTCATTGCACCCAAGTGGCTCATATGTCTTCTATATCTCCACATTCTATAgtaatttatcatatttctcatGGTCAAGAAACTAGCCATTGATCCATAGGGTGAGAATGGACTTATTGGATATCCCATCATACTCATAAGATAGCCCATTGTACCATGGGTACCACTAACTAATCCATAGTTATGCATCAATTTCTGGTAATTCATCATTTGATAATAGTTATGCATCAATTTCTGGTACTTCATCATTTGATAATAGTTATGCATCAATTTCTGGTACTTCATCATTTGATAATAGTTATGCCTCATATACTCCTGTCTAAAAATGCTTTCGAATAATCTATTCATTATATATCTCCTAAACATTCTCATTTGATAATATTGCAAAACATTATTCATGAACGGTAAGTTACTCATTGGTCCCATAGGTGACATAAGACCCATGTGATAACCCATCATATTCATTACTGTCTGTAATAAAGCAGTTGTCATGTATTTTCTATACTGCATCATATTGTTGTTATACATTTGACTCCCAAAAGCACTACCCAAACCTCcatattgatttgaatatatTCCATTCGTCTGTGTTTGCTGATAACTCATCATATTGTTCATGAATGGAGTGTTAGTCATTGGTCCAAAGGGGCCAGTTGGGTATCCCATCATACCAACAGTATTACCAAGTAAACTATTCCCATTAGTTTGATAACCCATCATACTAAGAGTATCACCTAGCATGCCAAGAGTACCACCCAAAATACCATATTTAGCAATGTTTTTCCTGTATATATTTGTTTGATAATTACTCATGTACTTCCGGTATTTCTTTATTTGATAGTTGCTTGTATATTTCCtgtatttcataatttttctgtatGTCTTTCTTTGGTAATAGTTCAtcatattattaatgaataaagagGTAGGTGATACTGGTGACATAGGATTCAGGAACATCAACCCTGCCATCAATGGAGAGTTTAAGAATGGCAGATTGCTAATAAGAGGCGATGCTAAAATGTTATGTATTATTGGAATATTGTTTATGGGTACATTTGGATAACCTAGCATGCCAAGAATACCCCTATTATTGTAAGATTGTCTTGCATAGTAGAACATTCGTTCATAGTGGTCTAAAGTTTGTAGGATAGTTATATAGTTTCTATATAATTTCATTCTTTGATGATGAACATAACTAGATACATAAGGTGAATTCATAATTGATTGGGTTACATAATAAGGATTGATTGGATGGTTCATAAAGTTCAGTGAGTTTCCTGTTAGttgattatttatcaaataccTATAATATTTCTGAATTTGTTGTTGCCTTATGATTCTTTCAATCATTTGTGAACTACTCAAATATCCCATGAATGGTATACTAGCTGGGTTTATCGgataattcaatatattatttataggtgatagtagtgttgagatGGGATAATTGGGACCGATTGGATAACCCATTACACTTATACCATTGCTGTATACTCCTGTTTTCTTTATATACTTTCTATAGCTCTTCACTTGATAACGATTGATCAATCTAGTTAACTGTGATGGTGTTACAAGGGCTGCTGGATATTCTAATAAACCAGGGAAACCATGAGACATGTATTGATTCATCATGGACTTTCTATGCTGATTCATTTGATGGTAAGTCGTCATGAGTGGAAGCCCGGTGGACTGTTGTAGACTTGCTATCATATGCTCAGGATTACCCATAAGTGATGACAGTCCTCCATTTGCCATCATCCAAGGCTTGTATTGGTTCATGAGTGCATAGTAGTATTGGGTTGTGAGAATCTTCTGTAGTGTCTGAGTTGTGGAGGTCTGGTGCCCATTTCGATACATGAAGTAGTTGTTGAAGTATTTGCCCGTGTAGCCGTTTTGCATGtagctattttacaaatatttttacaatgcaaacattataaagaaacagtatcatgatggaaaaaaaagaaaagaacttCAGTAGCTTAACAGCTGTGACAGTCACTTGATTTTGGtaactaaaataaaaaaaagtctTTTTGCGATTTCACACAACCAGAATTAGAGCAatagtaaaaaacaaaaaagaaataataatcaacctgaaaataaacaaataaaatataatttccagaAGTACCTAAACatctatacaataaatatataacataaaaagaatgaataaattaataaacctctgtcaccagtcaaatttttaacaattgagTCTAAAACCAGCCAAATTGAGCATCAGTAAAGTAACAGATAAAGGCAAAAGTTAAATTTAGTacaaaattgttcaaaatacTATAAGGAAATACTGAGGGAGAAAtactattaattcaataaaaccgATTCACGCgggaaaaaaatgaagaaagtcTAAGTAAAAATCAAAAACAGTGACAAACAGTGACAGAATGGTGTAGTGCGATAAGAGTTAAGGGAATAGTTGTCAATATTTAAAAGAGTAAAGTGATGATAGTATCAAAGAATCAGGAGAATGTGAAGTTGGATATAACATGGTAAAATACTGGAAAGAGTGAACAACTATGAATATCTTGGGACATTAATCTCTGCAGATGGGAGAGTTGATGAAGAGAAAAACAATAGAGTAAGGGGGTAAAAGAAAGGGGACAGCCCCCGAAAACAATCGATgaacaggtagaagttctagtgacCATACAGTAGTCgcctattattattgaatttcgacattttcgtggtctattaTTAGGATTTCACTCCGAGGAATAAATTTGTGGACCATTCTGATTACTTAAAGGCattttcagctgtaaaccagtggtagcctacagtgattggataaacacacacacattactatcgTTTATACGTACAAATTCAGTCAAACTAAGAatgtattattctttttttatagATTACGTCCTAATACGTCCTATAATGTTCAGTGTACATGATGAGACTAAATAGATGAGCACGAAGACACGCCGTacgctttccataagctgatgcTATAATTGTCATATTTACATATATTCgattatatgattattatattcatacaaataaaatataatgcgtgtatgtaactcaagtcagtctgtatacagcttgtgagcaggttgagtttcatcaaattAACCATTGGGAATAACTCAATAAcaagtacttgatcactgatcttgattcaataataaattttagaaaatacaagtaacagatgTAAGGTGAAAAGTAATAGATGAGTCCCTACCAGCTGAAACTGCCTTCAAGAAAGCAAACGAGGCCACTCCGGCCACTAATGAGGGTAATGAAGCGGATTCAGATGACAATAGAGTGTTATAGTCGAGAGTTGGAGGATGAACCTTTTTGGATCAATAGCCCAGTGTACAGGTAGAgcggccccgtctcctttctttaACCCGAGTAAGGAAAACCAACCTAGTGTATTACCAGCTTAGCATAACCATCCTGGGAAAACGAGAAATAAGTCAGCgaactaaaataaaaatatatgagtCAATATTCAAGCTAGTCCTACTCTATGGAACAGAATTTCTCACAATGATAGAAAAGCACAAGAGGAGAATTACCTCCTCAGAAATGAGATACCTAAAGAGGGTGGTTGGAGAAACCaaaagagacagagtgagaaatAGTGTGATCAGAGGAGATTGAAACAGGAGGAACTGATTACCACTGTTCAACGAAAAACCCTTGGATGGTAAGTCCATGTAGCTCGGATGAGTGATGAACGAAAGGCAAGGCCGGTTATGGAGGCAAGACCGGAAGGAAAACAAGACAGGGGACGACCACAACTGGAATGGAATCAGTATGCAGAGAGTATAGCTGCTGGAAGAGGTAAGACAATGAATGAAGTAAATGGCACAGGATCGtataaagtttaaaaatctggtgtggcgcactcacacaactttccttgccgttatgaaaattgatcacctgacgctagtgtaaacgcgcatctcaagtcaaagaactgagccagctggtgacaggtcaataacgctggatacacacgagatctgctatctctccatagtgaatgatttaatagaatcaacagtttgcaattgaataattacattttctcatatttcaagcttattttcaattttaggtgaaaatgtttctggacattaattgaagagatttccatgctctatcttttccactcgaaatttttagtttaaattatatctgagacctgataattggaaatctaaaatcaaactttgcatagatggtgcggagatcctgaaatttttacagatatgggacttgtggcagttgatagagcttattaatgactattttaggtataaatttgatcaaaatcgttggagccattttcgagaaaatcgctaaaaaccctgtttttgacagcaatttcgccattttagccgccatcttaaatcgcatttgatcgaaattgttcgtgtcggatccttatagtgtaaggaccttaacttccaaatttcaagtcattccgttaattgggagatgagatatcgtgtacacagacgcacatacactcatacacacacacacacacacacacacacacacacacacacacacaccacacacacacacacacacacacacacacacacacaccacacacacacacacacacacacacacacacaccacacacacacttttCCTGAAACTGACCCAGTTGATAATTGGGTTGAGAATCCCTTCTGCTGTTAAGATATACGTAGGTGAGATTCGCGGGCTCACGGAAAACTCGATTTTGGCAGACTTTTGGGCAACAGCACGAAAGAACTATAAAGAGCTTGGAGAAAAGGCATTGAGGTTAATCCTTCCCTTTAAAATGACCGTTGTGAACAACCATTTTCATCAATGTGTTTTACTAAAAACAAGTTTAGAAATCGACTCGACATGTGGTCAGATTTTAAAGTGAATGTGTCAAGTATGGAGCCTGATATTTCAGGAATCATGAACTTGAAGAAAAAATTCAACTCAACTCATTGAACAAATAGTGATAATTATTAGGAACAGTGGACCTAGTCTTCATTTCCGCAACTTTATTTGAGCTGAGGTACCGTACAAGGATCGTATTCTTCATATCAAAACCAAGTAATAATAACacgaaaattattatgatgaatgcacgcaaaaattataaatctcaagtattttaaatattattctaaCATATCgtaatttaaataatgataatcaGTGATTAAAAAACTACCTacatttttcttgaaatgtCAACTTCTTCTCGTTATCGAATTGAGTTATGAACTATGAATTTTCAAGAGAGTAAAATACACTCTGCTATTTCATCAGATTAGCTGCTATTAACTATTAAGAGTGTGGTGGGGGGCTGGCGgtagatgaaaatattttttcgccacacttggatgtaatgagctggtttacgtgcgtcatatggaggccgaaagtgattgttttccgaccaggccggtaaaactttacggccctaggctgtaaaatgaccttgaataacagctgatcgtgtccgatcccgatctcacaaaagtcatagagagataatctcataacgactgtaataatctatataattatgtatcgtgaatcgcggtattatgtctataatatattttataaattactgtttaataatttaatatttattgtgtttttgatatcaaacaatgaatacaatggctgcattgtccattgtcagaaaggtacgtatcgcaagtatttaaaagtgaagaatcgaatttgaaatcaaagtacaaaattgtatcaatatttaaaagtgaggtagagtaataattgtttcttttttattatcgaattccacttcttaatgcaatacaatcaactataataacaagaaaatacagcagagatctgaagtttaaggtaagcctactggtgaaactcagccttgactaaaaaattcctagtaatttttccgtaattcattattaaaacttttagataatttttctttaatattgaaccatatagagaaaacattaggcccactcaagattgaatcttcgaatgttttctctatgatttcagagcaatattttgttgtgaaaatgccggcaaaccggcttcaaattaatatgctgctatacactatattatagtagcctacatacgttacctgacttaattcagagtgaaaattttattgtgaaacagataataatattaattttaataatataagtcatgagccaaagtctgttgtacctttgactatagaaagaacctTCTTGTATAGAAAGAACAaccttctttctatagtcaaaggttgtacgctttttaggagtaaagtaaacttttttagaagtctagtttacagtattacgtgtatgctaagagttatcagtcaggcctctTCCTTCAACAATACCCAATAGCCGAGAGCGTTAAGGCGTAACACAACTGAACTCAGCTCAGTGAGTTACAAACacgatctaggttcgaatctcggtcaatgacatttttttttgtcgatgaatttcgacttttattagctattttttatattagttaccataatttaaatttcaatcaattttttagatatattttgagacaaaactgtgaaatatgcaattatattaattttttcatcacattatttcaaaatagtaatgaaaattctattcatccatctatccatgagatattgcaccgggcgcaaagcgcgagctataaaaattcaaacaattattcgaaatattaatagtataaaaatatggtcactattgtaaattattaattagtaacattgaaattattgacagtaaaagttgtcataaccaagattcaaactatcaaaataggctgtttgaattttattaatttttcaatttcttataaatattgggaagttttttttttgggtgtggcgaaaaatagcgttcgcaacacgggcaaaaatgtttttccggctctcgaacgcttcaagttctcgacttcgtctcgaacttgaaaaccgcgatctcgcgccggaaaacgtacattttcgaccctaggtgcgaaatatactatttcct
Coding sequences within it:
- the LOC111064496 gene encoding uncharacterized protein LOC111064496 isoform X2, with product MTNCEVIIVTIVLRTVVFFESVLAEKLPSQRRPLAEDASICYLGGGDRSPPSCFQPLSWRTHAPRTPHDGATHARTPNDGASHVPRTTYDGTSRGHGNVRKQHVKRLVHENSNNIYKKTTYSSSSSSSSSSSKSSSSSLNSGMSAGGGMASHAAMMNGADMMANGGMIDHHEMMNGGHFITTPPVFDHHDMMDGGQIVDHHVVVHHHQVTEHEGMEHDGMEHMMDGGHMMSGGTTMTGGEMMSGGTTMTGGEMMSGGTTTMTGGEMVSGGTTTMTGGEMMASGTTMTGGEMMSGGATMMTGGEMMAGGATTITGGEMMSGGATMTGGEMMSGGTAMTGGEMMSGGTTMTGGEMISSGTTTITGGEMMSGGATMTGGEMMSGGTTMMTGGEMMSGGTTMTGGEMMAGGATTITGGEMMSGGTAMMTGGEMMSGGTTMTGGEMMAGGATMTGGEMVSGGTTMTGGGMMSGGTTTMTGGEMMASGTTMTGGDMMAGGATMMTGGEMVSGGTTMTGGEMMSGGTTTITGGEMMSGGTTTMTGGEMMSGGTTMTGGEMMSGGTTMTGGEMMSGGTTTMTGGEMMSGGTTMMTGGNVMTGDPAMMGGDLITGTAVTGGDVITGGTTMTGGDLLSQGGVGILSNGVSNGGINVGVSNTLTTASSKSYYMQYLARRMQQRLITQMLHYQMFRNLMASDRMGSVMSYAMNPGRPKILIPAVLTGSVMAPLMMMPMLTYTHRLMQQRYYRKKYNRHRYYQVMDNVVPHMSPGMMNYMQNGYTGKYFNNYFMYRNGHQTSTTQTLQKILTTQYYYALMNQYKPWMMANGGLSSLMGNPEHMIASLQQSTGLPLMTTYHQMNQHRKSMMNQYMSHGFPGLLEYPAALVTPSQLTRLINRYQVKSYRKYIKKTGVYSNGISVMGYPIGPNYPISTLLSPINNILNYPINPASIPFMGYLSSSQMIERIIRQQQIQKYYRYLINNQLTGNSLNFMNHPINPYYVTQSIMNSPYVSSYVHHQRMKLYRNYITILQTLDHYERMFYYARQSYNNRGILGMLGYPNVPINNIPIIHNILASPLISNLPFLNSPLMAGLMFLNPMSPVSPTSLFINNMMNYYQRKTYRKIMKYRKYTSNYQIKKYRKYMSNYQTNIYRKNIAKYGILGGTLGMLGDTLSMMGYQTNGNSLLGNTVGMMGYPTGPFGPMTNTPFMNNMMSYQQTQTNGIYSNQYGGLGSAFGSQMYNNNMMQYRKYMTTALLQTVMNMMGYHMGLMSPMGPMSNLPFMNNVLQYYQMRMFRRYIMNRLFESIFRQEYMRHNYYQMMKYQKLMHNYYQMMKYQKLMHNYYQMMNYQKLMHNYGLVSGTHGTMGYLMSMMGYPISPFSPYGSMASFLTMRNMINYYRMWRYRRHMSHLGAMSGTVGMLGYPISHLGLYSGLPFLGNGMNYHNMVHNGIISHAMSMLGYPISHLGLYSGLPFLGNGMNYHNMVHNGIISHAMSMLGYPISHLGLYSGLPFLGNGMNYHNMAHNGIISHAMSMLGYPISPFSPYGSMASFLTMRNMINYYRMWIYRRHMSHLGAMSGTFGMLGYPLSHLGLYSRLPFLMNLYQMMMHRNHMSSSQSYYGMNPYQYYMGPYNMGSYYNSYLNAMMNGMRYGMMMKRSSNTKMLEPNFWDNVEFEQSLDDNELSRTTRGLLMFPLKVAKFMMLKLPLKVAKFMLLGIPLKVAKFMMLKLPLKVAKFMLRFPLKVIKYLLDRTIFGTIKAGYTGYMGGVRSLLTPKNLMTIVLTGGSSASLILAGAAASILTAATLSCMLSGASGFYGGLNSLGMNYNSDGMYRSGLYNGLRNVASYKTLRKNGIIGTWVGLMGAMTGGFVGAGYGGVSGASSALFGGWRKYRKKYKHYRPKRNTLILYK